In one window of Macrotis lagotis isolate mMagLag1 chromosome 5, bilby.v1.9.chrom.fasta, whole genome shotgun sequence DNA:
- the TLCD2 gene encoding LOW QUALITY PROTEIN: TLC domain-containing protein 2 (The sequence of the model RefSeq protein was modified relative to this genomic sequence to represent the inferred CDS: inserted 1 base in 1 codon; deleted 1 base in 1 codon): MATAGLAVAAASFAGFRGLQRGLGRLPAPRLADARARWSWSNICASLVHSLLAAAGALLWMAHYAPLVTDFTLSCPPKTVPLVSLSIGYFLADGVDILRNQTFGQAWQLLCHHAMAVSCLGMAVLPGRCLSISVVPLLLEVNSACLHFRTLLLLSGQTSTLVFRLAHWAALTTLPLFRLLPLGWMSLQLLWQHHHFPLSFSVLWGVGLLTITIMSIVLVFDLVVNXPATPGPTLLQKEGSQKLRGIWKQ; this comes from the exons ATGGCGACGGCGGGGCTCGCGGTGGCCGCCGCCTCCTTCGCGGGCTTCCGG GGGCTGCAGCGGGGCCTCGGGCGGCTGCCCGCCCCGCGCCTCGCCGATGCCCGTGCCCGCTGGAGCTGGAGCAACATCTGCGCCTCCCTGGTGCACAGCCTGCTGGCGGCGGCCGGGGCGCTGCTCTG GATGGCCCACTACGCACCCCTGGTCACAGACTTCACCCTCAGCTGCCCCCCCAAGACGGTGCCCCTGGTCTCCCTGTCCATCG GTTATTTCCTGGCAGATGGGGTGGATATTCTCCGGAATCAGACGTTCGGCCAGGCTTGGCAGCTGCTCTGTCACCACGCCATG GCGGTGAGCTGCCTGGGTATGGCTGTGCTACCAGGTCGATGCTTGAGTATCTCAGTGGTACCTCTGCTTTTGGAGGTAAATTCAGCCTGCCTGCACTTCCGAACGCTGCTCCTGCTCTCGGGTCAAACCTCTACTCTGGTCTTCCGTCTGGCGCACTGGGCTGCACTGACCACCCTGCCGTTATTCCGCCTTCTGCCCCTGGGATGGATGAGTCTTCAACTGCTGTGGCAGCATCACcacttccccctctccttcagtGTCCTCTGGGGAGTTGGACTGCTCACCATCACTATCATGAGCATTGTACTAGTCTTCGATCTGGTTGTCA GACCAGCGACCCCAGGCCCCACCCTCCTCCAAAAAGAAGGAAGCCAAAAGCTACGGGGAATATGGAAGCAATAA